From Lepus europaeus isolate LE1 chromosome 3, mLepTim1.pri, whole genome shotgun sequence, a single genomic window includes:
- the LOC133757020 gene encoding cysteine-rich PDZ-binding protein-like: protein MVCEKCEKKLGTVITPDTWKDGARNTTESGGRKLNENKALTSKKARFDPYGKNKFSTCRICKSSVHQPGSHYCQGCAYKKGISAMYGKKVLDTKNYKQTSV from the coding sequence ATGGTGTGcgaaaaatgtgaaaagaaactTGGTACTGTTATCACTCCGGATACATGGAAGGATGGTGCAAGAAATACCACAGAAAGTGGTGGAAGAAAGCTGAATGAAAATAAAGCTTTGACTTCAAAAAAAGCAAGGTTTGATCCTTATGGAAAGAATAAATTCTCCACTTGCAGAATTTGTAAAAGTTCTGTGCACCAACCAGGTTCTCATTactgccagggctgtgcctaCAAAAAGGGCATCAGTGCTATGTATggaaaaaaggttttggatacCAAAAACTACAAGCAAACGTCTGTCTAG